The Spirochaetota bacterium genomic sequence GTACGATTCCATTTTTGTGATAAGGCACAACTTCTATTGATATATTAGCTAAATCCTTAAATTAAAAACAATTAAGCATAATATTGCCTAATTTCGGTGTATCTAAAAAAAGGCTTAAGGATAAGTAATTGATAATGGATGAATTATATCTCAAATCTAATAAATCTTCAAATAATATTTGCGATGAAGAATGCGCCATTTCATTGAAGGTTTAAATATTGATGTTGAATAATCTTGTCAAGCGCAAAAACGGGTTGGGAATATTCGGATTAGAATAATATTCTATCATATTATACTTATTTATATTTTAATGAACATTATACAACAGGAGAGAATTTTTATACTTATTATGATGTGTATTGTTAGCGGAGGAGGGACTCGAACCCCCCACACCACGGATATGAGCCGTGTGCTCTAACCAACTGAGCTACTCCGCCAAATTTCAAATTAGCGCGGGCAGGATTTGAACCTGCGACCTTTGGGTTATGAGCCCAACGAGCTACCAGCTGCTCCACCGCGCGGTCATTAAGAGCACTATTATAATGAAAATAAACTGTCAACTAATTTTCCAGCATATCAATACAATTTTTTGTCTCATAAAATGCTATTCATACATGAGTTTCTCATTTTAAAGAATAAATGATTCATCATGAGAATAATATAAATCAAGTTCTAAAGTTAAGTAGTAAACAGATAGCATCTACCTTTGAGTAAATTCAATATCACCCCAAACACGCATGAGAAATATAATAATAGTAAATCGTAATTCTCAAAAGACAAATAGAGTATTTAAGCTTTTAAAACGATATGAGGAGCCTTCTCTAAATCAGATTTATGAGGAGGTGATGCTAGAGAAGCGCATACAGCCCCAAACAGTAACATTATAAGCACCCCTATAAACGCAAGATCGTAATTCCCGTATTTATCAGCAATGTAACCGGCTAGCACAGGCACAGGCGCCCCCAGACCGATTAGAAAGGGTTGAATAAATCCATTGATGCTGGCAAAGGATGAGGGACCAAAGTAGTTGCCGATCATGGCCGGAAGCATAACAACAGTTGTGCCAAAGGCAAATCCATAAATCGAACCAATCACAAGCATGGCAGAGATGTTTAAAGGGGCTTTCCAAATACCGAATAATGATAATGCCATTATCCCCATAGCCGCTGATAAAATCCAGTGAGGCTCAATTCTGTCCCCTGCAATCCCCATGGGGAAACGAGCCACACCACTGCTTAAAATAATGATGCTGATGATAGAGGATGCTTGCAATGCAGAAAACCCTACATCCGTTAGGTGCAATACTCCATGAACGGTTACTATATACAGGGACCAAAGTTGAGCAAGCATGACCAACATTGTCAAGTACAAAGCCCATGTATGTAAAGTCTCTTTTAAAGTCCAGGAAACTGACGTTCGAAAAGTTTTAGCAGATTTTAACACACCAGATCCAGTTACTGTTCTGTTATCATCCGAGTTAATGCCATCAATGTGTTGACCAATGTCGGAGGGTTTCCCTATAATCCAATATGAGGCTATTAGAGCAATAAGCGAGAAAATACCAATAATCAACCACCCCAATTCCCATGATCCAGCCATCTGCATTATCCATGTTAGTAATGGAGTGATGATAAATCCTGCAACTGCTGCACCGGTTAGAACTATACCCAAAACAGTAGCCCTCTTGACATTAAACCAAAACATAATTGTGGTCTGTATCGGTATTATTCCAGAAAAGGCAAAGGCAAATGGCATTATAATGCCCCAAAGAAAAATCCAATGCCAAAGTTGACTGGCAAACAGACCCAGCAACAACATCGACACTGTCATAATACCAAGGCCAATTGACATTGTGAGTCTAGTTCCATATCGGTTGATCGTTAATGCAACCATTGGAGCCAGTAAACCAACAATAATACCTCGAATGGTATGGGCGAGTGAAGCATCTCCACGACCCCATCCCTGAGTCTTTATCATTACCGGGAATATTACAGTAAAACCGTAAAAGACTATGCCCATGGCTGTCCCATAGATAACAAAAAGAAGAGACACATTTATCCAGCCATAAAAGTTAGCCTTTATTATTTTCTTCAACATTAATCAACCCTCCAAATCTAAATCCACATTACTATCTCATACATTCCTTGCAAAATAGGGATCATCAATGCAAAAAACAGCTAAAAATATGCAAATATTTATATTATCAATAGCCAACCTAGTATGAAATAATCTCAATACTGCTTGAAAATATAAAAAAATACTTGCTTATTTACGTTTGAGTAATAATTATATAAAATTTGTTCAAGAATCCGCATCATCCATTCGATGTAAATACTGAAAACTAAAGAAATGAGGTGCAATTTGTTTCAAAAATATTTTAATAATGAGACTATCAGAATAATATTCCTATTCATTATGGTAATTTCCTTACTAATAATATCAGGTATAACTCTCTAAAGTAATAATTATGCCAACAACATTCATTTGTTGTTGGTTTAGTAGTTAAGATTAATATTCTATGCTAATATCCTGCATTTACTCTCCCCCCAACCATTATTGGTAAAGCGTCTTAAAATCATTATACTTCAATAAAGGATGCTTGTGTTGATATGTTTACTAATAAATTATATCTTCAAGATGGCTAGAGAGTATAATTATCATCACCCCATAAGCGATCAATAAACCATAGACGATTAGCCAAGGTTTACAATGCTTATCTGATATTCTTAACGCTTCGTCAAACCTATAACAACTCCTATTGAACAATGCTAATACCAAACCCGTTCCAAAGGTTATAATAAATCCGATCGCATTCCACCATAACCATGATATCTTTATAATGCCAGTTGATAAAAAGACATTTATACATACGCCCATAATCCCACCGAGTATTACATCTCGTGAAGAGGCCCTTTGTATAAACATTCCCAGAATAAAAACAGCAGCAATAGGTCCATAAAATATGGAACCTATCATGTTAATTGACTCAATAACTGTTTTGGAAATACCTTCAGTGATAAATGCAAATCCAGTGCAGAAAAATCCCCAGAAAAGGGTTGTAAGTTTTGATGCCCTAAACATTTCATGCTCACTCAATTTTTTTAGGATGGTCGGTTTTAGGATATCCTCGATTGTTGATGCGCTGAGAGAATTTAATGCGGAATCAAGTGATGACATGCTTGCTGCAAGAATTGCCACAATAATAATTCCGGACACGCCAGCAGGTAGATAATGTACAACAAATACTGGAACCATATAATCCACCTTGCCTTTTGGAATGAGGCTCATGAATTCATTATTGGATAAAGCGAAGGCACCTATTATCAATCCGACAATGCAATAACTGAGCACCACCGGATATCGTCCGATTGAGTTGAATATTAGAGATATTCTAGAATCAAGCAACGAACGTGCAGAAATTTCCCTCTGCACCTGGCTCTGATCGAATCCATAATATGATGTATAGAGGAAGAATCCACCAATGAAGAGTGGAAGAAATCCGAAAGTGCCGTCTTCATGAAAACCAAACTCATTAAAATCAATGGCAATAAGCCTATCTGTGGAAATGTATTGGAAGATTGCTTTCCAACCTCCAATATAATTTAAACCAAAAATCACGCATATTATTATTCCTACAAAGATGAGAAGCATCTGTATCACATCTGAGATTACAACCGCCTTAATGCCGCCCATATAATCATAGATTATCGAAACCGCTCCTATTATGAATATTGTATATGTAATCGGAATCTTTAACATCACTGATATTACTATTGCAGTTGCATAAATAGTCACACCAGTTGCAAGTCCCCTGCTTATGAGGAAAACAATGCTTACAAATGAACGTACTATCCTGTCATCGAATCTAATCTCAAGATACTCATAGATACTTATTAATCCAAATTTATGGAATAGAGGTATCACCTTCCATATAAGGATAATCATAGCAAAGGGTACCGCGAATTCATAACCAAGCCAAATAAGGCCTCCCCCGGGCCTTAATCCTACAAATGCGGGAGCAGATATAAAGCTAATTGCGCCAAGTTGAGTTGCCATGGTGGAAAAGCCGACAGACCACCAAGAAAGATTCTTTGAACCCAAAAAATAATCCTTCAATCCAGTCTGTGACCTGCCTAAATACCATCCAAGGAAGATCAATCCTAAAATATAAATGATAATAATCCCCCAATCAATAAGGGTCATAATTTAGCTGTTCCCCTTTGTTATTATGTATATATCTGTTCATGTAGTAAGGATTGCATCTACTATATTATGCAACCCAAATTAAATCCGTCAGCAATAACCTGAGCTATTTGCCCAGGCTCTCGACAAGAGCCGACAGAATAAGATTCTACACCTTTCGTGCTGATAATTTTACCCAATTCATCACGGCTTTCCAGACCTGATGCGATGAGAATGGCATCTGTCATTATCTTCTCCTTTTTATTGTTCCGCACCAGAGCTATTACGCCATCCCCCTCTATTTCTACAACCTCAGTATGGGTAAGGATTCTGACCTTCCTACGCAATCTCGATATCATCACCCCCCTATTGGTTGGTCCAACATCTCTGGCAAGAGTAGAAATTTCGATAATTGTCACCTCCTTGCCATTTTCAGCTAAAAATTCAGCAGTCTCCAAACCAATCATACCACCCCCAATAACTAGTACCCTTTTACCTTCAATGCTATTCCCTCTCAACGCATCAAGCGCAGTCAATACCTTATGATCCCTAATACCTGGAATATCTGGAATTATTGACCTAGCCCCAGTAGCAAGGATAACAACATCAGGATTAGCTTGGTTTAATTCTTTAATGGTAAAGGGCGTTCCGAGCTTTATTCTTACCTGTAACCGATCCATTTGCAGGGTATAATAATCTATTATACTCCTCAACTCACCTTTATGTGGTGGTATAAATGACAGATTCAACATCCCCCCCAATTTTGTATCCTTTTCGTATATTGTCACAAAATGTCCACGCGTAGCAGCTATGCGAGCAGTCTCCATGCCAGCAGGACCTCCCCCAACAATAATCAATCGCTTTGGCCTTTTAGTTGATCTAATCAAACCCTCCCCCTCCCTACCAGATTCAGGATTCAACCCACACATAACCTCTGTTCTTTCACCGCGAAGGGATTGAACAAGTTGATCAAAGCAATAACAGCATGCCGTGCAACGCCTTATCTCATCGTCACGACCATCCCAGGTCTTCTGGACAAAATCCGGATCACACAAAAGGGCTCTTCCCAGCCCTATCAAGTCAGCCTCGCCCCTTACAAGAATTTCAGCAGCGACAAAGGGATCATTTATTCTTCCAACCGTGGATATTGGAATATCCACCACTCCCTTAATTGCAGCCGCCATATAGGAGAAGGCGGCGGGTGAAACAGACATTGGAAGCATTGGCCTAGATGATTCATGCCATCCAGCCCAAACGTGCAATCTATCAGCTCCGGATGCAACAATATGTGGAACTATTTGTAATGAATCCTCAATATTCCGTCCACCCTGCATCCCGTCATCCGCATCGAATTTGACACATATATTGAAATCATCCCCAACCCTAGCCCTTGATTCTCTAAGGATAGAGAGTAGAAAGCTCGCCCTTGCCAGCGTATCTCCCCCATACTTATCCTTCCTCTTATTAGTCAAAGGGGATAGAAATTGACTTATAAGATAGCCTGAACTACCCATAAGTTCTATCCCATCAAATCCAGCCCTTCGTGCGCGAAGGGCGGCTTCTGCAAAGATTATGATCAAATCATCCACTTCCTCAGTAGCAAGCTCTCTGGGTGTTTCTCCAGTATATCCGGACATAATGGGAGATGGAGCTACAGACTGTCTGCCAAGCAATACACCTGGAGAATAACGGCCAGCATGATTTAGCTGCAGAACGATCTTTGCACCGCAACGATGAACAGATTCGACTAACATGGATAACGGTTTAATATCATCATCGGTCTCAATCAACAATTCATCCCTCACACCAGCCCTGCCGCTGGGATGGATAGAAGCCTCCCCTGTAGTAATTAGACCCACACCACCCTTTGCACGGGCAACCAGAAAATCCGTCATGCGATCCAAATTATATCCTGTCCCCATAGGTGCCATATATAACCTATTCTTCAACAGTAGGTTTGGCATCTTAAGAGGCTCAAAAAGGGGATCTAATCTTCTATCTCTCATAATGACACTTTAATTCCTCGATAAAAATATTACTATTACAAAAAATGGCACCTCATGGGATCTAAAACATAA encodes the following:
- a CDS encoding MFS transporter, with translation MLKKIIKANFYGWINVSLLFVIYGTAMGIVFYGFTVIFPVMIKTQGWGRGDASLAHTIRGIIVGLLAPMVALTINRYGTRLTMSIGLGIMTVSMLLLGLFASQLWHWIFLWGIIMPFAFAFSGIIPIQTTIMFWFNVKRATVLGIVLTGAAVAGFIITPLLTWIMQMAGSWELGWLIIGIFSLIALIASYWIIGKPSDIGQHIDGINSDDNRTVTGSGVLKSAKTFRTSVSWTLKETLHTWALYLTMLVMLAQLWSLYIVTVHGVLHLTDVGFSALQASSIISIIILSSGVARFPMGIAGDRIEPHWILSAAMGIMALSLFGIWKAPLNISAMLVIGSIYGFAFGTTVVMLPAMIGNYFGPSSFASINGFIQPFLIGLGAPVPVLAGYIADKYGNYDLAFIGVLIMLLFGAVCASLASPPHKSDLEKAPHIVLKA
- a CDS encoding sodium/solute symporter (Members of the Solute:Sodium Symporter (SSS), TC 2.A.21 as described in tcdb.org, catalyze solute:Na+ symport. Known solutes for members of the family include sugars, amino acids, nucleosides, inositols, vitamins, urea or anions, depending on the system.); the encoded protein is MTLIDWGIIIIYILGLIFLGWYLGRSQTGLKDYFLGSKNLSWWSVGFSTMATQLGAISFISAPAFVGLRPGGGLIWLGYEFAVPFAMIILIWKVIPLFHKFGLISIYEYLEIRFDDRIVRSFVSIVFLISRGLATGVTIYATAIVISVMLKIPITYTIFIIGAVSIIYDYMGGIKAVVISDVIQMLLIFVGIIICVIFGLNYIGGWKAIFQYISTDRLIAIDFNEFGFHEDGTFGFLPLFIGGFFLYTSYYGFDQSQVQREISARSLLDSRISLIFNSIGRYPVVLSYCIVGLIIGAFALSNNEFMSLIPKGKVDYMVPVFVVHYLPAGVSGIIIVAILAASMSSLDSALNSLSASTIEDILKPTILKKLSEHEMFRASKLTTLFWGFFCTGFAFITEGISKTVIESINMIGSIFYGPIAAVFILGMFIQRASSRDVILGGIMGVCINVFLSTGIIKISWLWWNAIGFIITFGTGLVLALFNRSCYRFDEALRISDKHCKPWLIVYGLLIAYGVMIIILSSHLEDIIY
- a CDS encoding FAD-dependent oxidoreductase, giving the protein MRDRRLDPLFEPLKMPNLLLKNRLYMAPMGTGYNLDRMTDFLVARAKGGVGLITTGEASIHPSGRAGVRDELLIETDDDIKPLSMLVESVHRCGAKIVLQLNHAGRYSPGVLLGRQSVAPSPIMSGYTGETPRELATEEVDDLIIIFAEAALRARRAGFDGIELMGSSGYLISQFLSPLTNKRKDKYGGDTLARASFLLSILRESRARVGDDFNICVKFDADDGMQGGRNIEDSLQIVPHIVASGADRLHVWAGWHESSRPMLPMSVSPAAFSYMAAAIKGVVDIPISTVGRINDPFVAAEILVRGEADLIGLGRALLCDPDFVQKTWDGRDDEIRRCTACCYCFDQLVQSLRGERTEVMCGLNPESGREGEGLIRSTKRPKRLIIVGGGPAGMETARIAATRGHFVTIYEKDTKLGGMLNLSFIPPHKGELRSIIDYYTLQMDRLQVRIKLGTPFTIKELNQANPDVVILATGARSIIPDIPGIRDHKVLTALDALRGNSIEGKRVLVIGGGMIGLETAEFLAENGKEVTIIEISTLARDVGPTNRGVMISRLRRKVRILTHTEVVEIEGDGVIALVRNNKKEKIMTDAILIASGLESRDELGKIISTKGVESYSVGSCREPGQIAQVIADGFNLGCII